Below is a window of Georgenia soli DNA.
CGGCTGGAAGGCCGTCACCGGCCACGAGCCGCCGACCGACGAGGACGACCCTGACGTCGAGTGGTGGGAGGTCATCGCGTTCACCGTGGTCTCCGGGGCGCTCCTGGGCCTGGCCCGTCACCTCGCCCTGCGCGGTGCCACCAAGTTCTACGGCGGTCCGGTGGAGAAGCGCATCGACCAGGTGTGAGTCCCGCGGTGCTAGGGTGCCGGTGAGACGACAGGGGAGCGCCGGAGGGCGCTGAGAGTGCGGACATCCGCAGACCCTCGAACCTGCACCGGTTAGCACCGGCGAAGGAAGTCGGGACACCTCTCCCTGCGGCTGGCGCGCCCGCGCCCGTCGCAGCCCCTCCTGCATCCTGGGAGGACGCACTGATGACCAGCACCACGCGCCGCCGCCT
It encodes the following:
- a CDS encoding DUF4235 domain-containing protein; the encoded protein is MDIGWRAVSTGATIAATFITTKAVSAGWKAVTGHEPPTDEDDPDVEWWEVIAFTVVSGALLGLARHLALRGATKFYGGPVEKRIDQV